Proteins encoded together in one Benincasa hispida cultivar B227 chromosome 1, ASM972705v1, whole genome shotgun sequence window:
- the LOC120073188 gene encoding homeobox protein 5 encodes MGGGRTSTAPSRKVMVVVDPTRESAAALQYALSHAVIDNDQVILLHVDNPNSWKNAITTFLKRPNGGSANNNNNNSNNNYNHNNANATAAAAATAASDGGQGGGPTAEVDFLEEMKKACKTAHPKLKVGTLRVELEGKDKASMIMAQTKALGIDLLVIGQRRSLSTAILGYRRSGGPMKAAKMLDTAEYLIENSKCTCVAVQKKGQNAGYLLNTKTHRNFWLLA; translated from the exons ATGGGAGGAGGGCGGACGTCGACGGCACCTTCCAGAAAGGTTATGGTGGTGGTAGATCCGACCCGAGAGTCCGCCGCTGCACTCCAATATGCGCTTTCGCATGCTGTCATTGATAATGACCAGGTAATTCTCCTCCATGTCGATAACCCTAATTCCTGGAAGAACGCTATTACTACGTTCCTCAAGAGGCCTAATGGTGGATCtgctaataataataataataatagtaacaaTAATTATAATCATAATAATGCAAATGCCACTGCCGCTGCCGCTGCCACCGCTGCCTCCGACGGTGGACAAGGAGGAGGACCGACGGCGGAGGTCGATTTTCTTGAGGAGATGAAGAAAGCCTGCAAGACTGCTCATCCGAAACTGAAAGTGGGGACGCTGAGGGTTGAATTGGAAGGCAAAGACAAAGCCTCCATGATTATGGCTCAAACCAAGGCTCTCGGTATTGATCTGCTAGTCATAGGGCAGAGGCGAAGTCTCTCCACAGCAATCTTAGG ATATAGACGGTCAGGAGGGCCAATGAAAGCGGCAAAAATGTTGGACACAGCAGAGTATTTGATTGAGAACAGCAAATGCACTTGTGTTGCTGTACAAAAGAAGGGTCAAAATGCAGGCTATCTTTTGAACACCAAAACCCACAGAAACTTCTGGCTTTTGGCTTGA